A genomic window from Candidatus Goldiibacteriota bacterium includes:
- the rpsQ gene encoding 30S ribosomal protein S17 yields MSEKNNRKTLEGLITSDKADKTVTVTVTRQVQHPLFKKIIKRSTKVLAHDEKNECKAGDTVIIKEVAPISKRKRWMVVNVVKRGRQDAAAEIKDGSEN; encoded by the coding sequence ATGTCGGAAAAAAATAACAGAAAGACACTGGAAGGATTAATAACTTCTGATAAAGCGGATAAAACAGTTACTGTAACGGTAACAAGGCAGGTTCAGCATCCGCTTTTTAAGAAAATTATCAAAAGGTCCACAAAGGTTCTTGCGCATGATGAAAAAAATGAATGCAAAGCGGGCGATACCGTAATAATTAAAGAAGTGGCCCCTATAAGCAAAAGAAAAAGATGGATGGTGGTAAATGTTGTTAAACGCGGTCGTCAGGACGCAGCCGCCGAAATCAAAGACGGGAGTGAAAACTAA